A window of the Cicer arietinum cultivar CDC Frontier isolate Library 1 chromosome 6, Cicar.CDCFrontier_v2.0, whole genome shotgun sequence genome harbors these coding sequences:
- the LOC101501475 gene encoding phosphatidylinositol-3-phosphatase SAC1 isoform X1, producing the protein MSKSENSNIGGLTTSTSTAKIHPSNDPPELDPDSYALEKFKLYETRARFYLIGSDRNKRYFRVLKIDRSEQSDLNISQDPVLYSPHEIKSLLQRIAEGNRATGGLTFVAKVFGIAGCIKFLESYYLILVTKRRQIGSICGHAIYSIKESQLITIPHVSIQSDLAHSKTELRYKKLLSSVDLTKDFFFSYTYPIMQSLQKNVVSDQEGEMPYDNIFVWNAYLTQAIRSRCNNTIWTIALVHGHFRQVRLSIFGRDFSVSLISRRSRHFAGTRYLKRGVNDRGRVANDVETEQIVLDEETGSCKGKMSSVVQMRGSIPLFWSQEASRFSPKPDIILQRYDPTYQATKFHFEDLAKRYGNPIIVLNLIKTVEKRPREMMLRREFANAVGYLNQIFPVENHLRFIHWDFHKFAKSKSANVLAVLGGVASEALDLTSFYYSGKPNIIKRANKSNRTSTGRDASLRDLTASSGDLARNGSISEMLNSMAIRDREDMNHQHKINYFNSEAPHFQSGVLRTNCIDCLDRTNVAQYAYGLQALGRQLHAMGLTDVPKVDPDSSIAAALMDMYQSMGDALAQQYGGSAAHNTVFPERQGKWKATTQSREFLKSIKRYYSNAYTDGEKQDAINLFLGYFQPQEGKPALWELDSDYYLHVSGIGDDLISEKFSELKLKPSSGRDGTVFTPVPACRDDFSRIKLTSFDKLIEKTCSTIKNVRLSCEPDQKPGGVSGNSGVAPDAAEIQLRSPNWLFGQRKYEEGSSAAKVASNETNIEGSHANNFCNLNWLSSDNDMNEEDVFQRYLTMTSANEANGWYGGTLLGDQDESSDIYKHYAELCQGPAFELFQNDHEREQHYADALSMSSFEILNDVAVGAEMEAALKEYDQVGADLGIIPSSCKFFADDPSWLTRWLIGEEKVPRI; encoded by the exons ATGTCGAAATCAGAAAATTCTAACATTGGAGGATTAACAACATCAACATCGACAGCAAAAATTCACCCTTCCAATGATCCCCCAGAACTAGATCCTGACTCTTACGCTCTCGAGAAGTTCAAACTCTACGAAACCAGAGCG agattttacctAATTGGAAGTGATCGAAACAAGAGATACTTTCGTGTATTGAAAATCGATCGATCAGAGCAGTCTGATCTCAACATCAGTCAAGACCCTGTCTTATATTCTCCCCATGAAATCAAGAGCTTGCTTCAGCGAATTGCTGAAGGTAACAGAGCCACCGGCGGCCTCACTTTCGTCGCCAAAGTTTTTGGAATAGCTG GCTGCATCAAGTTTCTCGAGTCTTACTATTTGATTCTCGTAACTAAGCGCAGACAAATTGGTTCTATATGTGGGCATGCAATCTATAGCATCAAGGAGAGCCAATTGATAACAATTCCTCATGTTTCAATTCAATCTGATTTAGCTCACTCTAAAACTGAGCTAAG ATACAAAAAGCTTTTGTCCAGTGTTGATTTGACCAAGGATTTCTTCTTTAGTTACACCTACCCTATAATGCAAAGTTTGCAAAAGAACGTTGTCTCTGATCAAGAAGGAGAAATGCCCTACGATAATATATTTGTCTGGAACGCTTATTTGACACAAGCTATCAGATCAAGGTGCAATAACACCATTTGGACTATAGCTCTGGTTCATGGCCATTTTAGGCAG GTTCGCCTATCAATCTTTGGGAGGGACTTCAGTGTTTCCTTGATTTCTCGACGCTCTAGACATTTTGCAGGGACACG GTACCTGAAAAGGGGAGTGAATGATCGGGGGAGGGTTGCTAATGATGTTGAGACTGAGCAGATTGTCCTCGATGAAGAAACTGGCTCCTGCAAGGGCAAAATGAGTTCAGTTGTGCAAATGCGTGGATCAATACCACTCTTCTGGTCACAAGAAGCATCAAGATTTAGCCCTAAGCCTGACATAATCT TGCAGAGGTATGATCCAACATACCAAGCAACAAAGTTTCATTTTGAAGACCTTGCTAAGAGATATGGCAATCCCATTATTgttcttaatttaattaag ACAGTTGAGAAAAGGCCTCGAGAAATGATGCTGAGGCGTGAATTTGCAAATGCTGTTGGATATCTGAACCAAATTTTCCCAGTAGAGAACCATCTTAGATTTATTCACTGGGACTTTCACAAGTTTGCAAAAAG CAAGTCTGCAAATGTTTTGGCAGTTTTAGGAGGTGTAGCAAGTGAAGCACTTGATTTAACAAGTTTTTACTATAGTGGCAAACCCAATATCATAAAGAGGGCAAACAAGAGTAATCGAACGAGCACAGGAAG GGATGCTTCACTCAGAGATCTGACAGCTAGTTCTGGGGATCTTGCAAGGAATGGGAGCATTAGTGAAATGCTTAATTCTATGGCTATTCGAGACAGAGAGGATATGAACCATCagcacaaaataaattattttaatagtgaGGCACCTCATTTTCAGAGTGGAGTTCTCCGTACTAACTGCATTGACTGCTTGGACCGTACAAATGTCGCCCAGTATGCTTATGGCCTTCAAGCTTTAGGACGCCAGCTCCATGCAATGGGTTTGACGGATGTGCCAAAAGTGGATCCTGACAGTAGTATTGCGGCAGCTCTAATGGATATGTATCAAAGTATGGGAGATGCTCTTGCCCAGCAGTATGGTGGTTCTGCAGCTCATAATACT GTGTTTCCAGAGAGGCAGGGAAAGTGGAAAGCAACAACACAATctagagaatttttaaaatccaTAAAACGTTATTATAGCAATGCTTATACAGATGGTGAAAAACAAGACGCAATAAACTT ATTTTTAGGTTACTTTCAACCACAGGAAGGAAAACCTGCTCTATGGGAGCTTGATTCAGATTATTATCTCCATGTATCTGGGATTGGAGATGATCTTATTTCTGAGAAGTT TTCTGAACTCAAGCTTAAGCCCTCCTCTGGGAGAGATGGAACGGTCTTCACCCCCGTACCAGCTTGCAGAGATGATTTCTCACGCATAAAGCTGACATCATTTGACAAGTTAATTGAAAAGACGTGTAGTACAATTAAAAATGTAAGACTTTCATGCGAACCTGATCAGAAGCCAGGTGGTGTTTCTGGAAACAGTGGGGTGGCACCTGATGCAGC TGAGATACAGCTCAGAAGCCCAAATTGGCTTTTTGGCCAGAGAAAGTATGAAGAAGGTTCCTCTGCTGCAAAAGTTGCTTCCAATGAAACTAACATTGAGGGATCTCATGCTAATAACTTTTGTAACTTGAATTGGCTTTCCTCTGACAATGATATGAATGAAGAGGATGTTTTTCAAAG GTACCTGACAATGACCTCAGCAAACGAGGCCAACGGTTGGTATGGAGGAACCCTCCTTGGTGATCAAGATGAGAGCAGtgatatatataaacattatgcTGAGTTATGTCAG GGACCTGCCTTTGAACTTTTCCAAAATGATCACGAGAGAGAGCAACACTATGCGGATGCTCTAAGCATGAGTTCATTTGAAATTCTTAATGATGTTGCTGTTGGAGCAGAGATGGAAGCAGCTCTAAAGGAGTATGACCAAGTTGGGGCTGACCTTGGGATCATTCCCTCATCTTGTAAATTCTTTGCTGATGATCCAAGTTGGTTAACGAGGTGGTTAATTGGGGAAGAAAAAGTACCCAGGATATGA
- the LOC101501475 gene encoding phosphatidylinositol-3-phosphatase SAC1 isoform X2, with the protein MSKSENSNIGGLTTSTSTAKIHPSNDPPELDPDSYALEKFKLYETRARFYLIGSDRNKRYFRVLKIDRSEQSDLNISQDPVLYSPHEIKSLLQRIAEGNRATGGLTFVAKVFGIAGCIKFLESYYLILVTKRRQIGSICGHAIYSIKESQLITIPHVSIQSDLAHSKTELRYKKLLSSVDLTKDFFFSYTYPIMQSLQKNVVSDQEGEMPYDNIFVWNAYLTQAIRSRCNNTIWTIALVHGHFRQVRLSIFGRDFSVSLISRRSRHFAGTRYLKRGVNDRGRVANDVETEQIVLDEETGSCKGKMSSVVQMRGSIPLFWSQEASRFSPKPDIILQRYDPTYQATKFHFEDLAKRYGNPIIVLNLIKTVEKRPREMMLRREFANAVGYLNQIFPVENHLRFIHWDFHKFAKRDASLRDLTASSGDLARNGSISEMLNSMAIRDREDMNHQHKINYFNSEAPHFQSGVLRTNCIDCLDRTNVAQYAYGLQALGRQLHAMGLTDVPKVDPDSSIAAALMDMYQSMGDALAQQYGGSAAHNTVFPERQGKWKATTQSREFLKSIKRYYSNAYTDGEKQDAINLFLGYFQPQEGKPALWELDSDYYLHVSGIGDDLISEKFSELKLKPSSGRDGTVFTPVPACRDDFSRIKLTSFDKLIEKTCSTIKNVRLSCEPDQKPGGVSGNSGVAPDAAEIQLRSPNWLFGQRKYEEGSSAAKVASNETNIEGSHANNFCNLNWLSSDNDMNEEDVFQRYLTMTSANEANGWYGGTLLGDQDESSDIYKHYAELCQGPAFELFQNDHEREQHYADALSMSSFEILNDVAVGAEMEAALKEYDQVGADLGIIPSSCKFFADDPSWLTRWLIGEEKVPRI; encoded by the exons ATGTCGAAATCAGAAAATTCTAACATTGGAGGATTAACAACATCAACATCGACAGCAAAAATTCACCCTTCCAATGATCCCCCAGAACTAGATCCTGACTCTTACGCTCTCGAGAAGTTCAAACTCTACGAAACCAGAGCG agattttacctAATTGGAAGTGATCGAAACAAGAGATACTTTCGTGTATTGAAAATCGATCGATCAGAGCAGTCTGATCTCAACATCAGTCAAGACCCTGTCTTATATTCTCCCCATGAAATCAAGAGCTTGCTTCAGCGAATTGCTGAAGGTAACAGAGCCACCGGCGGCCTCACTTTCGTCGCCAAAGTTTTTGGAATAGCTG GCTGCATCAAGTTTCTCGAGTCTTACTATTTGATTCTCGTAACTAAGCGCAGACAAATTGGTTCTATATGTGGGCATGCAATCTATAGCATCAAGGAGAGCCAATTGATAACAATTCCTCATGTTTCAATTCAATCTGATTTAGCTCACTCTAAAACTGAGCTAAG ATACAAAAAGCTTTTGTCCAGTGTTGATTTGACCAAGGATTTCTTCTTTAGTTACACCTACCCTATAATGCAAAGTTTGCAAAAGAACGTTGTCTCTGATCAAGAAGGAGAAATGCCCTACGATAATATATTTGTCTGGAACGCTTATTTGACACAAGCTATCAGATCAAGGTGCAATAACACCATTTGGACTATAGCTCTGGTTCATGGCCATTTTAGGCAG GTTCGCCTATCAATCTTTGGGAGGGACTTCAGTGTTTCCTTGATTTCTCGACGCTCTAGACATTTTGCAGGGACACG GTACCTGAAAAGGGGAGTGAATGATCGGGGGAGGGTTGCTAATGATGTTGAGACTGAGCAGATTGTCCTCGATGAAGAAACTGGCTCCTGCAAGGGCAAAATGAGTTCAGTTGTGCAAATGCGTGGATCAATACCACTCTTCTGGTCACAAGAAGCATCAAGATTTAGCCCTAAGCCTGACATAATCT TGCAGAGGTATGATCCAACATACCAAGCAACAAAGTTTCATTTTGAAGACCTTGCTAAGAGATATGGCAATCCCATTATTgttcttaatttaattaag ACAGTTGAGAAAAGGCCTCGAGAAATGATGCTGAGGCGTGAATTTGCAAATGCTGTTGGATATCTGAACCAAATTTTCCCAGTAGAGAACCATCTTAGATTTATTCACTGGGACTTTCACAAGTTTGCAAAAAG GGATGCTTCACTCAGAGATCTGACAGCTAGTTCTGGGGATCTTGCAAGGAATGGGAGCATTAGTGAAATGCTTAATTCTATGGCTATTCGAGACAGAGAGGATATGAACCATCagcacaaaataaattattttaatagtgaGGCACCTCATTTTCAGAGTGGAGTTCTCCGTACTAACTGCATTGACTGCTTGGACCGTACAAATGTCGCCCAGTATGCTTATGGCCTTCAAGCTTTAGGACGCCAGCTCCATGCAATGGGTTTGACGGATGTGCCAAAAGTGGATCCTGACAGTAGTATTGCGGCAGCTCTAATGGATATGTATCAAAGTATGGGAGATGCTCTTGCCCAGCAGTATGGTGGTTCTGCAGCTCATAATACT GTGTTTCCAGAGAGGCAGGGAAAGTGGAAAGCAACAACACAATctagagaatttttaaaatccaTAAAACGTTATTATAGCAATGCTTATACAGATGGTGAAAAACAAGACGCAATAAACTT ATTTTTAGGTTACTTTCAACCACAGGAAGGAAAACCTGCTCTATGGGAGCTTGATTCAGATTATTATCTCCATGTATCTGGGATTGGAGATGATCTTATTTCTGAGAAGTT TTCTGAACTCAAGCTTAAGCCCTCCTCTGGGAGAGATGGAACGGTCTTCACCCCCGTACCAGCTTGCAGAGATGATTTCTCACGCATAAAGCTGACATCATTTGACAAGTTAATTGAAAAGACGTGTAGTACAATTAAAAATGTAAGACTTTCATGCGAACCTGATCAGAAGCCAGGTGGTGTTTCTGGAAACAGTGGGGTGGCACCTGATGCAGC TGAGATACAGCTCAGAAGCCCAAATTGGCTTTTTGGCCAGAGAAAGTATGAAGAAGGTTCCTCTGCTGCAAAAGTTGCTTCCAATGAAACTAACATTGAGGGATCTCATGCTAATAACTTTTGTAACTTGAATTGGCTTTCCTCTGACAATGATATGAATGAAGAGGATGTTTTTCAAAG GTACCTGACAATGACCTCAGCAAACGAGGCCAACGGTTGGTATGGAGGAACCCTCCTTGGTGATCAAGATGAGAGCAGtgatatatataaacattatgcTGAGTTATGTCAG GGACCTGCCTTTGAACTTTTCCAAAATGATCACGAGAGAGAGCAACACTATGCGGATGCTCTAAGCATGAGTTCATTTGAAATTCTTAATGATGTTGCTGTTGGAGCAGAGATGGAAGCAGCTCTAAAGGAGTATGACCAAGTTGGGGCTGACCTTGGGATCATTCCCTCATCTTGTAAATTCTTTGCTGATGATCCAAGTTGGTTAACGAGGTGGTTAATTGGGGAAGAAAAAGTACCCAGGATATGA